DNA from Kitasatospora herbaricolor:
AGGGCCTCCAGGACGATGCTCCGGCTCATCTTGGACGCGCCGAGCTCCCGCTCGACGAAGGTGATCGGCACCTCGGCGACCTTGAAGCCGGCCTTCACCGTGCGCCACGCCAGGTCGACCTGGAAGCAGTACCCGGCCGAGGCGACCTCGTCCATGCCCAGCCCGAGCAGCGTCTCCTTGCGGAACGCCCGGTAGCCGCCGGTCACGTCGCGGATCGGCACACCCAGCATCAGGCGCGAGTACGTGGAGCCGCCGCGCGAGAGGAGCAGGCGCGACTTCGGCCAGTTCACCACCCGGCCGCCCGGCACCCAGCGCGAACCCAGCACCAGGTCGGCGCCGCGCAGCGCGGTCAGCAGCCGGTCGAGCTCCTCGGGGCGGTGCGAGCCGTCGGCGTCCATCTCCACCAGCACGTCGTAGCCGTGGTCGATGCCCCAGCGGAACCCCGCCAGGTACGCCGCGCCCAGGCCTTCCTTGCCCTTGCGGTGCAGCACCTGCACCTGCGGGTCCGCGGCGGCCAGCTTGTCGGCGATGTCACCGGTGCCGTCGGGGCTGTTGTCGTCCGCCACCAGCACGTGGACCTCGGGCACGGCCGCCCGGACCCGACCGACGATCAGCTCGACGTTCTCGGCCTCGTTGAACGTCGGGATGATCACCAGCACCTTGCCGAGATCAGCAAAAGTCTGCTGGGTCGCGGTCACGTGCAAGCCTCTCGAGCGATGGGGGCGGGGAACGCCGCCCGTACCCGCATCAACGATGCAGGACCTTCCGGACGGCCCGCGGAGACAGAAAGTCTTGAGAACCGGCATCCTATACCGCACCCGGAGGGCCACTCCCCGCGCGGTCCGCGAAGGCGGTCCGCACACGCATGGCCACCCCGGCCGGACGGCTTGCCAAGCCGTACGACCAGTCGGCTAGGGTCGACTCCCAGCCTCTGCCAGGATTGACCGCGCCCGCAGGGCCACCTCCCGGCGATCCGGCGCCCACCTCAGTGCCGAAGGAGTAGGACCGCGCGCATGGACCGGCTCGTCAACACCGTCCGCCCGTACGCCTGGGGCTCGGTCACCGCGATCCCCGAACTGCTCGGGCAGGAGCCCACCGGCAGCCCGCAGGCCGAGCTGTGGATGGGCGCCCACCCCGGTGCCCCCTCCCGCACCGACCGGGGCGACGGACCGCGGCCGCTCGACGAGCTGATCGCCGCCGACCCGCAGGGCGAACTCGGCGCGGACACGGTGGCCCGGTTCGGCAACGGACTGCCCTTCCTCTTCAAGGTGCTGGCCGCGGGCATCCCGCTCTCCATCCAGGCCCACCCCACGCTCGACCAGGCCCGCGCCGGGTTCGCCGCCGAGGAGGCCCTCGGCATCCCGGTCGACGCCCCGCACCGCAACTACCGCGACGCCAACCACAAGCCCGAACTCATCTGTGCACTCGACGAGTTCGACGGCCTCTGCGGGTTCCGCCGCCCCGCCGACGCGGCCGCCCTGATGGCCGCGCTGGAGGTTCCCGCCCTCACCCCCCTGATCGGCCTGCTGCGGCGCGGCCCCGAGCCCACCGCGC
Protein-coding regions in this window:
- a CDS encoding polyprenol monophosphomannose synthase, which translates into the protein MTATQQTFADLGKVLVIIPTFNEAENVELIVGRVRAAVPEVHVLVADDNSPDGTGDIADKLAAADPQVQVLHRKGKEGLGAAYLAGFRWGIDHGYDVLVEMDADGSHRPEELDRLLTALRGADLVLGSRWVPGGRVVNWPKSRLLLSRGGSTYSRLMLGVPIRDVTGGYRAFRKETLLGLGMDEVASAGYCFQVDLAWRTVKAGFKVAEVPITFVERELGASKMSRSIVLEALWRVTSWGLTDRFDRITGKKNGAGRAE